In Streptomyces chartreusis NRRL 3882, the following are encoded in one genomic region:
- a CDS encoding molybdenum cofactor biosysynthesis protein: protein MTEVEVLQLLVSPAHRLAGRPSDGPSPGPSDERVPRVEVRRGLGLVGDRYYARPAHRNAAVTLMAAENLPADADLRHTRRNVLLRGVDIDSCVGSTIALDCGTGPVVFAVHRPARPCAWMDVTIGPGAQRALRGRGGVRCTPLSDGVITLGPATFRVLAGPGDAGP from the coding sequence ATGACCGAGGTGGAGGTGCTGCAGCTGCTGGTGTCGCCCGCGCACCGGCTGGCGGGACGGCCGTCGGACGGCCCCTCACCCGGCCCGTCCGACGAGCGCGTCCCCCGAGTGGAGGTGCGTCGTGGCCTGGGGCTGGTCGGCGACCGCTACTACGCCAGGCCGGCCCACCGGAACGCTGCGGTGACCCTCATGGCCGCGGAGAACCTCCCGGCGGACGCCGACCTCCGCCACACCCGCCGCAACGTCCTGCTCAGAGGCGTCGACATCGACTCCTGTGTCGGATCGACGATCGCCCTCGACTGCGGCACCGGACCGGTGGTGTTCGCCGTGCACCGGCCGGCCCGGCCGTGCGCCTGGATGGACGTGACCATCGGCCCCGGCGCCCAGCGCGCCCTGCGCGGGCGGGGCGGTGTGCGGTGCACGCCGCTGAGCGACGGGGTGATCACGCTGGGCCCGGCGACGTTCCGCGTCCTGGCCGGGCCCGGCGACGCCGGGCCGTGA
- a CDS encoding class I SAM-dependent methyltransferase, producing the protein MTGHEQQLSEAQREHWQLTYGAHPGMYGEEPSEAAVHAAAVFRTAGAREVLELGAGHGRDALFFAREGFSVLATDFSAAGLEQLRRAADAQGVSGRVMTASHDAREPLPLADASMDAVFAHMLLCMALSTKEIRALVAEVRRVLRPGGAFVYTVRHTGDAHYRDGIGHGDDIWEHGGFAVHFFSRELVDDLAHGWDLREVHAFEEGGLPRRLWRVTLTRLDAAVTPLTALGHTDEAESPASLAARLRDEE; encoded by the coding sequence ATGACGGGGCACGAGCAGCAGCTGTCCGAGGCACAGCGCGAGCACTGGCAGCTCACCTACGGCGCGCATCCCGGGATGTACGGCGAGGAGCCGTCCGAGGCCGCTGTCCACGCCGCCGCGGTGTTCCGGACCGCCGGCGCCCGCGAGGTGCTGGAGCTGGGCGCCGGGCACGGCCGTGACGCGCTGTTCTTCGCCCGCGAGGGCTTCTCCGTACTGGCTACCGACTTCAGTGCGGCCGGACTGGAGCAACTGCGCCGGGCCGCCGACGCTCAAGGCGTGTCCGGGCGGGTCATGACGGCCTCGCACGACGCCCGTGAGCCGCTGCCGCTCGCGGACGCGTCGATGGACGCCGTGTTCGCGCACATGCTGCTGTGCATGGCGCTGTCCACCAAGGAGATCCGTGCCCTGGTCGCCGAGGTGCGCCGGGTGCTGCGCCCGGGTGGTGCGTTCGTCTACACCGTGCGGCATACCGGGGACGCGCACTACCGGGACGGCATCGGGCACGGCGACGACATCTGGGAGCACGGCGGGTTCGCCGTCCACTTCTTCTCTCGCGAACTGGTCGACGACCTTGCCCATGGCTGGGACCTTCGAGAGGTCCACGCATTCGAGGAGGGTGGCTTGCCACGGCGGTTGTGGCGGGTCACGCTCACCCGGCTCGACGCGGCGGTCACCCCCCTCACCGCCCTGGGCCACACGGACGAGGCCGAGTCGCCGGCCTCCTTGGCGGCCCGGCTACGCGACGAGGAGTGA
- the tpg gene encoding telomere-protecting terminal protein Tpg: MDTVGDGLDAALRKAFTRPIPKSAGAQMRYLVRQLKGTRPVAELLGITQRTVERYVKDQIRTPRPDLAQRMEREVRTRWQPQIRAKAKQAAATTGGIVIDTRARFGYTAAPGTTDDARLRHLTVALPPQYAARLFETKEAGGTEQQLRDIAAEALGEVYFRDNGRRAHGLEVEFTDVEHLEFDL; this comes from the coding sequence ATGGACACGGTCGGGGACGGTCTCGACGCCGCGCTGCGCAAGGCGTTCACGCGCCCGATCCCCAAGAGCGCGGGCGCGCAGATGCGCTACCTGGTCAGACAGCTCAAGGGCACCAGGCCGGTGGCCGAGTTGCTCGGCATCACCCAGCGCACCGTCGAACGGTATGTGAAGGACCAGATCAGAACGCCCCGGCCCGACCTCGCGCAGCGCATGGAGCGCGAGGTCAGGACGAGGTGGCAGCCCCAGATCCGGGCCAAGGCCAAACAGGCCGCGGCCACCACCGGCGGCATCGTCATCGACACCCGAGCCCGGTTCGGCTACACGGCCGCCCCCGGAACCACCGACGACGCCCGGCTGCGCCACCTCACCGTCGCTCTGCCCCCGCAGTACGCTGCCCGCCTCTTCGAGACGAAGGAGGCCGGCGGCACGGAACAGCAACTGCGCGACATCGCGGCAGAGGCACTGGGCGAGGTGTACTTCCGCGACAACGGCCGCCGCGCCCATGGCCTCGAAGTCGAGTTCACCGACGTGGAGCACCTCGAGTTCGACCTCTGA
- a CDS encoding YceI family protein: MNLFNRVVPSRRQTPPVPPQRPAGAPASPTAVLPDPDLANLTGEWVVDPAHSRIGFSVRHAMVTTVRGCFLEYESLLYFDARNPARSRADLTLFTASVDTGVEQRDAHLVGRDFLDVATYPRMRFTSTAVEQAGADLFRMSGELTIKGISRPVVLEMTYIGHVTDPFGYERVGFDGTTTINRSDWGLTYNSRLAEGGAMVSEKVRLQLDIAAIRTASAAG; the protein is encoded by the coding sequence ATGAACCTGTTCAACCGCGTCGTGCCGTCCCGCCGGCAGACGCCGCCAGTCCCCCCACAGCGTCCCGCCGGCGCACCGGCTTCCCCCACTGCGGTCCTGCCCGACCCCGACCTGGCGAATCTCACCGGCGAATGGGTCGTCGATCCCGCTCACAGCAGGATCGGCTTCTCCGTCCGGCATGCCATGGTGACCACCGTGCGCGGTTGTTTCCTGGAGTACGAAAGCCTCCTCTACTTCGACGCGCGCAACCCCGCCCGCTCGCGGGCCGACCTCACCCTGTTCACCGCCAGCGTCGACACCGGGGTGGAACAGCGCGACGCCCACCTGGTCGGCCGGGACTTCCTGGACGTCGCCACCTATCCGCGTATGCGCTTCACGAGTACCGCGGTGGAACAGGCGGGCGCCGACCTCTTTCGCATGTCGGGCGAGCTCACCATCAAGGGCATATCGCGGCCGGTCGTCCTGGAGATGACCTACATCGGACACGTCACCGACCCCTTCGGATACGAAAGGGTCGGATTCGACGGCACCACCACAATCAACCGCTCCGACTGGGGCCTGACCTACAACAGCAGACTGGCCGAGGGAGGCGCGATGGTGAGCGAGAAGGTGCGTCTGCAACTCGACATCGCCGCCATCCGCACGGCCTCGGCGGCCGGCTGA
- the tap gene encoding telomere-associated protein Tap has translation MSELFDAVDALVASRSPLPPPAERKRLRQAHGLTLDEVAAALQVRRATVSGWEVGKTEPRPPERDAYARMLKQLAQLYPAANAAAPAQDTSAPETPAAPAAPAPSAAQPPRARTGSAGPTPEAPPGNAAPRPDAPAAVPRPAASTTRPSSTSRRPGTTKAAPANLPASDADPRFANGPLLVIDADDGAQVMGYGIGGLVLDVPAKSLPALVEWTLKEAQLGAGRLHGSGKDADPLLVLTESACERYGLPVALSDAERLTGRLPDGHKVIKQLERADWQLTKRGFGPWARIYRPARGRQRQCVQLCIPSWGALDARTWGHAAQLGPAELARVLGTYAARVMTPRGSTAVTGLELMTALNPPTRASEADETGKRHKEHRPGSLGEHPMDCAPCEAPDGHPLLAGLPRFHQRGPDEMLFEEAYDWARELTDAECMQRYLVGIDVNLAFGAAANGAVVGLATPPVHVTNPVFDPTLPGAWLVDLSHVDLSRVLVGKQWRRLDSALLPSPFTPTGERPEGPAWYATPTVAYAVELGYDVAPTEAWVREDKGRFLDGWYKRLRNAYVDTMADLGVGEKLRPPEFLEAMEGYRQRDPEMAMVLDAVKSTVKGGIGKLRERARGGGWKPGQPWPALSRPTWRPDIRAAVISRARINMHRKMLNLAAGTGRYPVAVLSDCAVYAAEGPSPLHVLPYDADGKTVPGSFRLGVSPGMVKHEGTQTTLWAEAVREKYGQVLNLARYIKTGEVTAKDDGE, from the coding sequence ATGTCGGAGCTGTTCGACGCGGTTGATGCGCTGGTCGCGTCCCGCTCCCCGCTGCCGCCCCCGGCGGAACGCAAGCGGCTGCGCCAGGCCCACGGCCTGACGCTGGACGAGGTGGCCGCCGCGCTGCAAGTGCGGCGTGCGACGGTCAGCGGCTGGGAGGTCGGCAAGACCGAGCCGCGCCCGCCGGAGCGCGACGCATACGCCCGCATGCTGAAGCAGCTCGCCCAGCTCTACCCTGCCGCCAACGCCGCGGCGCCCGCGCAGGACACATCCGCTCCCGAGACGCCTGCCGCCCCTGCCGCGCCGGCGCCGTCGGCGGCCCAACCGCCCCGGGCGCGCACAGGATCCGCAGGCCCGACCCCCGAGGCCCCTCCCGGGAACGCCGCGCCCCGCCCCGACGCCCCCGCCGCTGTGCCGCGCCCGGCGGCATCGACGACCAGGCCGTCGTCGACGTCGCGCCGCCCCGGCACCACGAAGGCGGCCCCGGCGAATCTCCCGGCCTCCGATGCCGACCCGCGGTTCGCGAACGGTCCGTTGCTCGTCATCGACGCCGACGACGGCGCCCAGGTGATGGGCTACGGCATCGGCGGCCTGGTCCTCGACGTGCCCGCCAAGTCGCTCCCGGCTCTGGTGGAGTGGACGCTGAAGGAGGCTCAGCTCGGGGCAGGAAGGCTGCACGGCTCCGGCAAGGATGCCGACCCCCTGCTCGTGCTCACCGAGAGCGCGTGCGAGCGGTACGGGCTCCCGGTGGCACTGTCGGACGCCGAGCGGCTCACCGGGCGCCTCCCGGACGGCCACAAGGTCATCAAGCAACTCGAGCGGGCCGACTGGCAGCTGACCAAGCGCGGGTTCGGGCCGTGGGCGCGGATCTACCGCCCTGCCCGGGGCCGTCAGCGCCAGTGCGTGCAACTGTGCATCCCGTCCTGGGGCGCGCTCGACGCCCGCACCTGGGGCCACGCCGCGCAGCTCGGACCGGCGGAACTCGCCCGCGTGCTCGGCACCTACGCCGCCCGCGTGATGACACCGCGCGGCTCGACCGCCGTCACCGGCCTGGAGCTGATGACCGCCCTCAACCCGCCGACCCGAGCGAGCGAGGCGGACGAGACGGGGAAACGGCACAAGGAACACCGGCCCGGCTCGCTGGGCGAGCACCCGATGGACTGCGCACCGTGCGAGGCCCCGGACGGGCATCCACTGCTCGCCGGCCTGCCCCGCTTCCACCAGCGGGGCCCGGACGAGATGCTCTTCGAGGAGGCGTACGACTGGGCACGTGAGCTCACCGACGCCGAGTGCATGCAGCGGTACCTGGTCGGCATCGACGTCAACCTCGCCTTCGGCGCTGCCGCCAATGGTGCCGTCGTCGGCCTGGCGACGCCGCCCGTGCACGTCACGAACCCCGTCTTCGACCCGACGCTGCCCGGCGCATGGCTGGTCGATCTCTCCCACGTAGACCTCTCCCGCGTCCTGGTCGGCAAGCAGTGGCGCCGGCTCGACAGCGCGTTGCTGCCCAGTCCGTTCACGCCGACCGGCGAGCGCCCGGAGGGCCCGGCCTGGTACGCGACTCCGACGGTGGCGTACGCGGTGGAGCTCGGTTACGACGTCGCCCCGACCGAGGCCTGGGTCAGGGAGGACAAGGGCAGGTTCCTGGACGGCTGGTACAAGCGGCTGCGTAACGCGTACGTCGACACCATGGCGGACCTCGGCGTGGGCGAGAAGCTGCGCCCACCGGAGTTCCTGGAGGCCATGGAGGGCTACCGGCAGCGCGATCCCGAGATGGCGATGGTCCTGGACGCGGTCAAGTCCACGGTGAAGGGCGGCATCGGCAAGCTGCGTGAACGGGCGCGTGGCGGCGGCTGGAAGCCCGGGCAGCCCTGGCCGGCCCTGTCCCGCCCGACCTGGCGGCCCGACATCCGCGCCGCCGTCATCTCGCGGGCCCGGATCAACATGCACCGCAAGATGCTCAACCTGGCCGCGGGGACCGGCCGGTATCCCGTGGCGGTCCTGTCGGACTGCGCCGTCTACGCCGCGGAGGGGCCCAGTCCGCTCCACGTCCTGCCGTACGACGCCGACGGCAAGACGGTGCCCGGCAGCTTCCGGCTCGGGGTGTCACCGGGGATGGTCAAGCACGAGGGCACGCAGACCACCCTGTGGGCCGAAGCGGTGCGGGAGAAGTACGGCCAGGTCCTCAACCTCGCCCGCTACATCAAGACCGGTGAGGTCACTGCCAAGGACGACGGAGAGTAG
- a CDS encoding inorganic phosphate transporter encodes MELTLVVLIIIVGLTFDFTNGFHDAANAIATSISTRALTPRVALAMAAVMNFCGAFLGTEVAQTVGSGIIGAPEDESGLLLVMCALLGAIGWNVFTWWRGLPTSSSHALIGGLVGAALAASATVHWSGIVDKVVLPMLLSPLVGVALGYALHVAILWVFRRSTPRRTMRRFRMAQTVSAAAMGLGHGLQDAQKTMGVIVLALVTAGWQDDFSVPVWVIAAVAAAMAAGTYSGGRRIITTLGRRIVHLDPPRGFAAETAAAAVLYTTAFLVKAPISTTQTITAAILGAGATRRASAVRWQVARSIVTAWVLTFFGAGIPAAAIYLVLHAVTGL; translated from the coding sequence ATGGAGCTCACCCTGGTGGTGCTGATCATCATCGTGGGACTGACCTTCGACTTCACCAACGGCTTCCACGACGCCGCGAACGCGATCGCCACCTCGATCTCCACCAGGGCCCTGACGCCGCGTGTGGCGCTGGCCATGGCCGCGGTGATGAACTTCTGCGGCGCCTTCCTCGGGACCGAGGTCGCCCAGACCGTCGGCAGCGGCATCATCGGTGCGCCCGAGGACGAATCTGGTCTGCTGCTGGTCATGTGCGCGCTCCTCGGAGCCATTGGCTGGAACGTGTTCACCTGGTGGCGGGGGCTGCCGACCTCGTCCTCACACGCTCTGATCGGCGGTCTGGTCGGTGCCGCGCTCGCCGCCTCCGCCACCGTGCACTGGTCCGGGATCGTGGACAAGGTCGTCCTGCCGATGCTGCTCTCCCCGCTGGTCGGTGTGGCTCTCGGCTATGCGCTGCACGTGGCCATCCTGTGGGTGTTCCGTCGTTCGACGCCCCGGCGGACCATGCGCCGCTTCCGTATGGCACAGACCGTCTCCGCCGCCGCGATGGGCCTGGGGCACGGGTTGCAGGACGCCCAGAAGACCATGGGGGTCATCGTGCTCGCCCTGGTCACGGCGGGCTGGCAGGACGACTTCTCGGTTCCGGTGTGGGTGATCGCCGCCGTGGCGGCCGCCATGGCGGCCGGTACCTACAGCGGCGGGCGTCGCATCATCACCACCCTCGGCCGGCGCATCGTGCATCTCGATCCGCCGCGCGGGTTCGCCGCCGAGACCGCCGCCGCGGCCGTCCTCTACACCACCGCGTTCCTGGTGAAGGCGCCGATCTCCACCACGCAGACGATCACCGCGGCCATTCTGGGCGCCGGTGCCACCCGGCGCGCCTCGGCCGTACGCTGGCAAGTGGCCCGCTCCATCGTCACCGCCTGGGTGCTCACGTTCTTCGGCGCCGGGATTCCCGCCGCCGCGATCTACCTCGTCCTGCACGCCGTCACCGGTCTCTGA
- a CDS encoding glycosyltransferase family 4 protein, translated as MKISFLIHNAYGIGGTITTTFNLAGALAERHDVEIVSALRHREHPNLVLDPRVRLRALVDLRKEEDHPLHQRPAKVFPSAEYRHRQYSELTDQRIGECLEAIDTDVVIGTRPGLNVHIARQAPQRVLRVGQEHLTLDNHPPALRTALRRAYRRLDVITTVTEADAAAYRRKMWLPGVHVEALPNSVPDPAVPPADGTAKIVIAAGRLVPVKRYDLLIEAFAQVAAAFPDWQLRIYGKGEEQPRLRDLIERLRLWNNVFLMGAATPMEAEWAKGSIGAAASNFEPFGMTIVEAMRCGLPVVSTDCPYGPGEIIEDRADGRLVPVGDADALASALLELVGDDERRRRMGRTALENARRFAPGPVVAQAERLLEDALAARTTSRRTSPPQDHHRSNSALIGRSHAARDAAHAAAVGALRAIRKGRR; from the coding sequence ATGAAGATTTCTTTCCTGATTCACAACGCCTATGGAATCGGAGGCACGATCACCACCACGTTCAACCTCGCCGGGGCGCTCGCCGAGCGGCACGACGTGGAGATCGTCTCCGCTTTACGCCACCGCGAGCATCCCAACCTCGTCCTGGACCCCCGGGTGCGGCTGCGCGCGCTGGTCGACCTGCGCAAGGAGGAGGACCATCCGCTGCACCAGAGACCGGCGAAGGTGTTCCCGTCCGCCGAGTACCGCCACCGCCAGTACAGCGAGCTGACCGACCAGCGGATCGGCGAGTGCCTGGAGGCGATCGACACCGACGTCGTCATCGGCACCCGCCCCGGCCTCAACGTGCACATCGCGCGGCAGGCCCCGCAGCGCGTCCTGCGCGTCGGCCAGGAGCACCTCACCCTCGACAACCACCCGCCCGCGCTGCGCACCGCGCTGCGCCGCGCCTACCGCCGCCTCGACGTGATCACCACCGTCACGGAAGCGGACGCCGCCGCCTACCGGCGCAAGATGTGGCTGCCCGGCGTCCACGTCGAGGCCCTCCCGAACAGCGTCCCCGACCCCGCGGTGCCGCCCGCCGACGGCACCGCAAAGATCGTCATCGCCGCGGGCCGGCTGGTCCCGGTGAAGCGCTACGACCTGCTCATCGAGGCGTTCGCCCAGGTCGCCGCCGCGTTCCCGGACTGGCAGCTGCGCATCTACGGCAAGGGCGAGGAACAGCCCAGGCTGCGGGACCTCATCGAACGGCTCCGCCTGTGGAACAACGTGTTCCTGATGGGGGCCGCCACCCCCATGGAGGCCGAGTGGGCCAAGGGTTCGATCGGCGCGGCCGCGTCCAACTTCGAGCCGTTCGGCATGACCATCGTCGAGGCGATGCGCTGCGGACTGCCCGTCGTCAGCACCGACTGCCCCTACGGCCCCGGCGAGATCATCGAGGACCGAGCCGACGGCCGGCTGGTACCGGTCGGGGACGCCGACGCCCTCGCCTCGGCCCTGCTGGAACTCGTCGGCGACGACGAACGGCGCCGCCGCATGGGCCGCACCGCCCTGGAGAACGCGCGCCGATTCGCCCCCGGCCCCGTCGTCGCCCAGGCCGAACGCCTCCTGGAGGACGCCCTGGCGGCCCGGACCACGAGCCGACGGACCTCACCTCCGCAGGACCACCACCGGAGCAACAGCGCACTGATCGGCCGGAGCCACGCCGCCCGCGACGCGGCCCACGCCGCGGCCGTCGGCGCACTCCGCGCGATACGCAAGGGACGCCGATGA
- a CDS encoding DUF998 domain-containing protein translates to MQSVPKWVLLSSASAPVVLIIGWMAAAALQGPGYDPAAQTISVLAAPGGSGYWVMTGAFIALGACHLLTAWGLRPAATPGRLALAAGGVSALAVALVPAPSSGGSLSHGSIAAVGFAVLAAWPVLAIRTGGGVPWALRPVPSLGATAVMAVGAAWFLLETHLHGVAGVAERAVTTLQSVWPFVVALSCLRHSTREAPPR, encoded by the coding sequence GTGCAATCTGTTCCGAAATGGGTTCTTCTGTCGTCGGCGTCCGCCCCCGTGGTGTTGATCATCGGCTGGATGGCGGCGGCGGCACTGCAAGGGCCCGGGTACGACCCGGCCGCTCAGACCATCAGCGTCCTGGCGGCCCCCGGAGGCTCGGGCTACTGGGTGATGACCGGCGCGTTCATCGCCCTGGGCGCCTGCCACCTGCTCACCGCCTGGGGACTGCGCCCGGCCGCGACCCCCGGCCGGCTGGCCCTGGCGGCCGGGGGAGTGTCCGCCCTGGCGGTGGCCCTGGTCCCGGCGCCGAGCAGCGGCGGCTCCCTGAGCCACGGCTCGATCGCCGCCGTCGGCTTCGCCGTCCTGGCGGCATGGCCCGTCCTGGCCATCCGGACCGGCGGCGGTGTCCCATGGGCCCTGCGGCCCGTGCCGTCCCTCGGAGCCACCGCGGTGATGGCGGTGGGCGCGGCATGGTTCCTGCTCGAGACGCATCTGCACGGCGTCGCCGGCGTCGCCGAACGCGCCGTCACGACCCTCCAGTCGGTCTGGCCGTTCGTGGTAGCCCTGTCCTGCCTGCGCCACTCCACCCGCGAGGCGCCCCCGAGGTGA
- a CDS encoding alpha/beta fold hydrolase, which yields MTLLHVHDYGGDGPQLVLLHGFSRSLADWDAAATLLTAGHRVLAVDLPGHGRSPGISPWTLPAVVRHLADTLDAHGVPEAVVVGHSLGGIVAVEYARANPNRARARAAVNLDGFWWGREYPGAHRVSEVLLASAGFVAPPGYIEEKVVFSARLGIPADRAEAAARAAARPLPDGRWQTLPERSAALEIQHELEKLGELGVTTWLDGLDCPLLLVQAGRRPAPAPGMEWFADFSTRFAQEVSDELAALSRSCPTITVDTIDATHPMNLETPEAVATLVADFVRGLVQPSHQQPSNIS from the coding sequence ATGACACTCCTACATGTCCATGACTACGGGGGCGATGGCCCTCAACTGGTTCTGCTGCACGGTTTCTCACGGTCGCTCGCCGACTGGGACGCCGCCGCCACCCTCCTCACCGCCGGGCACCGTGTCCTCGCCGTCGACCTCCCCGGCCATGGCCGCTCTCCCGGTATCTCCCCCTGGACCCTGCCCGCCGTGGTGCGGCACCTCGCGGACACACTCGACGCGCATGGCGTGCCGGAGGCCGTCGTGGTGGGCCATTCGCTCGGCGGCATCGTCGCGGTCGAGTACGCCCGGGCGAACCCGAACCGTGCCCGGGCCCGTGCCGCCGTGAACCTCGACGGCTTCTGGTGGGGACGCGAGTACCCCGGCGCCCACCGGGTGAGTGAGGTGCTGCTGGCGTCCGCCGGGTTCGTCGCGCCACCCGGGTACATCGAGGAGAAGGTCGTCTTCTCCGCCCGGCTCGGGATTCCCGCCGACCGTGCGGAGGCCGCTGCCCGCGCCGCCGCGCGTCCCTTGCCCGACGGCAGGTGGCAGACGCTGCCGGAACGGTCGGCGGCGCTGGAGATCCAGCACGAACTCGAAAAGCTCGGCGAGCTCGGTGTCACCACATGGCTGGACGGGCTCGACTGCCCGCTGCTGCTGGTCCAGGCCGGTCGACGGCCGGCGCCGGCGCCCGGAATGGAGTGGTTCGCCGATTTCAGCACTCGCTTCGCGCAAGAGGTCTCCGACGAGCTGGCCGCGCTCTCCCGCAGCTGTCCGACGATCACCGTCGACACGATCGACGCCACCCACCCCATGAACCTGGAGACTCCGGAAGCGGTGGCGACGCTGGTCGCCGACTTCGTTCGAGGACTGGTTCAACCGTCGCACCAGCAGCCGTCGAACATCTCCTAG
- a CDS encoding PP2C family protein-serine/threonine phosphatase, which yields MSRTGTTDDGDELLTRLGALTAQARAQAEMQRSRVELAIALQRGMLPRDLPVARRLHLAVRYAPAYQGLNVGGDWYDAFTLGDGRIGLSIGDVQGHNIEAAAFMGQVRAGLRALASVTSEPGEVLARTNELLLSLGSDLFATCTFIRLDPCAGVLESARAGHLPCVWATADGKSGVTVDEGGPPLGIQAGVSYPVTRYELTTGGMFVLVTDGVVEGPCLRLEEGLDQVKRLAGIAAAAGMDVDALAAALIKGAEQVGHDDDAAVLVVGFDGPEAQP from the coding sequence ATGTCCCGCACCGGCACGACGGACGACGGCGACGAGCTGCTGACCCGGCTCGGGGCGCTGACGGCTCAGGCGCGTGCGCAGGCCGAGATGCAGCGGTCGCGGGTCGAGCTGGCCATCGCACTGCAGCGCGGCATGCTCCCGCGCGATCTGCCCGTCGCCCGCCGGCTGCATCTCGCCGTGCGGTACGCGCCCGCGTACCAGGGGCTCAACGTGGGCGGCGACTGGTACGACGCCTTCACACTGGGAGACGGCCGTATCGGTCTGTCCATCGGTGACGTCCAGGGCCACAACATCGAAGCCGCCGCCTTCATGGGGCAGGTGCGGGCCGGGCTGCGGGCCCTGGCCTCCGTCACCAGCGAGCCGGGCGAGGTCCTGGCCCGGACCAACGAGCTGCTGCTGTCCCTGGGCTCCGATCTGTTCGCCACCTGCACCTTCATACGGCTCGACCCGTGTGCCGGCGTACTGGAGAGCGCTCGGGCCGGGCACCTGCCCTGCGTCTGGGCAACGGCCGACGGGAAGTCCGGCGTCACCGTGGACGAGGGCGGACCGCCGCTGGGGATCCAGGCGGGGGTGTCGTATCCGGTGACCCGGTACGAGCTGACCACGGGTGGCATGTTCGTGCTGGTCACGGACGGTGTCGTGGAGGGGCCCTGCCTGCGGCTCGAGGAGGGCCTCGACCAGGTGAAGCGGCTCGCGGGCATCGCGGCGGCGGCGGGCATGGACGTGGACGCGCTCGCGGCCGCCCTGATCAAGGGCGCGGAGCAGGTGGGGCACGACGACGACGCCGCCGTGCTGGTGGTCGGCTTCGACGGGCCGGAGGCTCAGCCATAG
- a CDS encoding MASE1 domain-containing protein encodes MSAVVALQTPAVAACYYVSGHLGLLRELVVEGSVVTPIWPPTGVSVACLLIFGLRCWPGIALGAFLVILSLTSLSPWAFAVLAGNTAAPVAGYLLLRRAGFRTDLARLRDGLALVFLGAFTAMLISSTTGAGILLATGRLEWPAFWAVWLAWWVGDAMGVLIVTPVLLLLSRLRPPMRLSRWKEASGLALVICCVVPLAAHSSVSLLFLVYPLLIWAALRFQLAGSMLCALFASVMATVAATDRSGPFERLTRVEVMIKLQAFNGAMALTALILSAVITEQIHTRRSVERACQELVEVLEHLTAGESADGRAPLEDRGIGRRQDE; translated from the coding sequence ATGTCGGCCGTCGTCGCTCTGCAGACGCCGGCCGTTGCCGCCTGCTACTACGTCTCGGGGCACCTGGGCCTGCTGCGGGAACTGGTCGTCGAGGGCTCGGTCGTCACCCCGATCTGGCCCCCCACCGGCGTCTCGGTCGCCTGCTTGCTGATCTTCGGGTTGCGCTGCTGGCCGGGGATCGCCCTGGGCGCCTTCCTCGTGATCCTTTCCCTCACCTCCCTGAGCCCCTGGGCCTTCGCTGTCCTGGCGGGCAACACGGCGGCCCCCGTCGCGGGGTACCTGCTGCTGCGCCGGGCGGGTTTCCGTACCGATCTGGCCCGTCTGCGGGACGGTCTCGCCCTGGTGTTCCTGGGCGCGTTCACCGCCATGCTGATCAGCTCGACCACCGGCGCGGGCATCCTGCTCGCCACGGGCAGGCTCGAATGGCCGGCCTTCTGGGCGGTGTGGCTGGCCTGGTGGGTGGGCGACGCGATGGGCGTGCTGATCGTCACCCCGGTACTTCTCCTGCTGTCCCGCCTCCGCCCGCCGATGCGCCTGTCGCGCTGGAAGGAGGCCTCGGGCCTGGCGCTTGTCATCTGCTGTGTCGTACCGCTGGCCGCACACAGCTCCGTCAGTCTGCTCTTCCTCGTCTATCCCCTGCTGATCTGGGCGGCGCTGCGCTTCCAGCTGGCCGGCAGCATGCTCTGCGCCCTGTTCGCCTCGGTCATGGCCACGGTGGCCGCGACCGACCGGTCCGGGCCGTTCGAACGGCTGACCAGGGTGGAGGTGATGATCAAGCTCCAGGCGTTCAACGGGGCGATGGCGCTGACGGCCCTGATCCTGTCGGCCGTGATCACCGAGCAGATCCACACCCGGCGTTCGGTGGAGCGCGCGTGCCAGGAACTGGTCGAGGTCCTGGAGCACCTCACCGCGGGCGAGTCGGCGGACGGCCGGGCCCCTCTGGAGGACAGGGGGATCGGGCGGAGGCAGGACGAGTGA